In the genome of Naumovozyma dairenensis CBS 421 chromosome 7, complete genome, the window ATGTTTCGGAATAGCTGGAGAGGTAGTTTGAGGTGAAGGCTCAGTTGTTGTGGCGGGTTTAAATTTTGTCTGGGCCACATGATTCTGTTGTGTGTCGGTAGATCCCAAGGGAATGAGATTTTCCTTTAGTTTATCTGATTGAGTAGTTTGGTCTTGTGCCCCTCTCGTCGGTGTATCTTCTGGTAATCGTGTAGGGGGTGTTTGAACCAATGCCCCGGTCATCTGTTTAGAGTTATCACCTAAAAGTGTTTTTCTAGTTTCGGtagtatttttattatcgttaaccattttttctttctcaGGATTACTCTGTTGCATTGTCGgttttatatatataggtCCTTCAGTAAGGGTATCGACTATATTCTCGTTAGTAGTTTTTTCTAACGTAGGTTCTTTTTGTATTGCTGACGATATTACTGCATTATCTACTACGTTCTCTGGATTGTTACTGACTCCTAGGTTCTGCGAAACTGAATGATCATCTACTTGTTCAGGTCTAACTGCGTTTGAAGGTTTGTTCAGCTGTGTCGTATCTTGATTTCGACTTACTGAAACGGTTTCATTTACTTCTAATGTAGGAGCTAAGGGTGTGGTAGAATCAGGCACTTTATCATTATGCGTTTGAATCTGAGCAGTTTGAAGAGAGTTTTTTACAATTGAACTTGACTTATCAGCGGTTTCTTGCTGATGTTGGGACTGATCTGACGGTATGACGTTGTTGGGTACTTGTGAGTAATTTTCAGGTGGTTCAGTCTTGACTTGGACAATTTCATCTGCTTTATTGGTAGTATTAGGATTTGAGGCTTGTACTGGTAGGCTAGGCATTACTGTTGTACTTGTCGTACTGCTTTCGTTACCGATGGGAGCCGGAAGAGTATGTAATAATGCATCTTGTGGTTCTGGTTTTACACGAATATCAGTGAGATGAACAGGCTCTGGTTCTTTCTTTACATTAATTACTAAAGTGGGACGATGCCGTAGTGAAGATGATGCTAATGCCGCCTGTGTTACTGATGATACGACTTGACTGTTAGCATCTAATTCTTGAGTATTTGTTAAGCCCATATCAGTACGAAAGCTGGGTATATTGCTAGATGCTAAggtatttgataaattctCGGCTCGTGTTGGAAGACTTTGATGAAGGGTACCTGATTGGTACACTTGGGAAAGCTTTTCAAGTATAGATATTGGAATAGGCTCTAGAAATGTTTTATCGGTGTTTGCTGGTAACAATAGAGGAGATATCTGCCCAGGTTTCCCTTTGAAGGAATCGTGTGCACTTACAGCTTGTAGGTGAGCCATTGATGAATAATCGTCAATGTAGGACGGCAGCGATTTCACGGGAATTAAGTCATATCTACCTTGTTCAACGTTTTTTTCGAATTGCATCGATTTCTTAAAGTCAGttcttaatttttgtttcgATAACCATTCTTGCTTTACATGTGGGTTCTATATCTGGTTTCAAGGCAGCCATTTCAGCAAAGTCGATGAGCCTTTTAGCCTCTTCTTCATATGAGTACTCCATAATCAATAGAAAGAATGGAACTAAcaactttttctttatggtctttttattcaattcttggCCTAGGTAGAGAAACAACTCAGCTTACAGAGCTTCTTGTTTGGATGTTGTTCTGTTTTCTTGTTAATCAATTGTGTTTATGctctttattttttattgatatttcataaatttcttgacgccaatatttattgttaacaataaaaaaatcgTGAAGTTTAGTTATgaagaaatcattttcataggcataaagaaagaacaaaaaacaGGCAAGAAGAATAATGGTTGTTTCATAATTATTTCTGCGTTCGCTCGTTTACTGATTCTATAAAATGCgtattttttctttttaaataGTTACGTTACTTATTGTTTTATAGGCAAAGTAgacatctttatttttttactCTAACGTCTAGCAATGGTACGTATGTTTCATGATTAATACCTAATTTGCATCCCATATCTATGTTCATTCCCGATATAGTCGAATATTCCTTCTACTGGGAAGAACTCGATATTTTGATAAGCATATAACCCCGTTTGAACATCATGTGGCATCTTGGTGGCATTATAATAAAGTACAATATGAGCGGTTCGCTCGAGAGATGTCAATGCCTTCCTCAGAAtagtatcatcatcagaaaATGCCGTGATGAAGTGCCTCTTTGAATTATTGGAATTGACGGTACTTTCAGCCCATTGTAATGTGTCCAGGAATTGGAGATCATACAATTCGACTGCCTCTTTGATATCtgattcatcatttgaatcGTATTCGTCATCAATGAATTCTATTTCCTTGCATGTAACTCCTCCCCATTCGCATACTGCATTCCTAGGTAATTGGGATACCTTTACTATGATTATAGATTCCATGGGATCATTCTCTTTGTCCCACCATAATTCCGAGTCTGATTCATTTGCCATTTTATTAGAATACAAAGACCATATACTACACACGGTGTGTAATACATCCATGGTGCTGATAAAGCATGTCATAAAAAGTTGTCTTTTGGAATCAATGGTTTCCTTTAACGTATCGAAATGTCTAAGTGCTAAAACACATTGTGCTTCCTTCGATGAATCAAGTATATTCATGGAGGCAGGTATCAATCCAATTTGTCCACTTATATAAGTAActttattgaaatcatATCTGGTCCAAATCGCTTGAGAGTATGGTCCGATATTGCATGGTGCCCAATATGATCTTCCTTGCACATGTAAcccatctttatttttatttagcattaaagttttgaagtcatttatttcttcatttcctttaatttctaTGAGTTGTGACTCTTTTGTTCGGTCTAACACTATTGAAAGTTGTAGTTGACAATCATTGGCTAATAATTCAGATCCTACACAGGCTCTTGATGGTGGTAATGGACCGACTTTAAAGGTATTAAAAAACTTATTGTATATTCCATTTACCTTTGAGAATTGAGACATATCGCGtaatattaaagaagaatatagTGTTTGTGATGGGAAAAGATTTTCGTCGTTCAGTATTTTGGCTAATTGTTCGAAAACATTTTCAGCTTGTTTAATTACAGAAACAGACCCATTGTTGCACGTAAGATTTGAAATGAAAATCAGGCTATCCAATTTTCTAATCGAGAGGGGCATAGTAATGGTATTGTTGTTTGAATAGGCTAAGTCACCACCATTTGTTCTTACAACATTCCATTCctcattcttcttcatatatGTTTCTAATAATGCGTCCCATTTCTCATCAATTACTTTAGGGACAGGTAATAAGCTCAGTTGTTTACTAAGTTCCTCCGCAGGTACCGTTCTTTCTTGGAATTCAACTTTGAATTTGGCACTATAGACGCCATCGTCTGATACTGAAGGATCTTCATgtattaattgaattaatttaataaaccCGTTCTTGAAAAAAGGTGCATCGAGTACCATAGTTTCAAATTCACCTCCTTCGCCACATATGTGAACTTGATACATcttattcaattttgtAAATGTGGGAAGATTTACTGGTAACGATTTACCTAAATGTGATTTATCTAACCCTATAGCAGCCACTTTAATGATTCTAGCATCAAATTTACAACAAGACGTGACATCTGTATGAATATCCTTGGACATAGAACACATTTCTTTCATCAATTCCAATTGATCTCTTTGCCATAGATAACTAAGTACTGTCAATCCCAATCTCTGGCAAACACTTTCAACTCGGATACGTTGATACGATGATAATATGGCACCTACACTAACCGCTTCAAGGTCAGGGAATTCGTTCTTAATGGAAAGAAGTAATTCatacaatttttcaatctcATCGAATTTAGTCGgtaaataattcaaatccaCATTTTTCGAGGATGATTTATCAATGGTGGTTCTTAAAAGTGGGACACCGAGACATTTGGAATATAATGGGATAATATCATGGCCTACTGTTTGGAACATGAAACTATCcaattcttgttcttgtacATCAGTTGGATGTAGATTGGCAAGGGCAATTAATTCATGATtgtttttcaaacaatGGAAAATGTTATAAAAGGAATCTTTTCCTCCTGAGATCAAAGCCACGAATTTCATGGTTGGAATAATACGATGAGCAAATGCTACGCAAGAAGGCGggttttttcattttgagTTATATATAGTCCCAGGTAAAAAGCATTGTATATGTTCattgtttcaatatttgtaaTCATCTCATCCatattaaattaaagatattcaattcaaGTTTTATgtattcaaaaaaaaaaaaaatactccGCGACGGGGAATTGAACCCCGATCTGGCACGCGACAAGCGCCCATTCTGACCATTAAACTATCACGGATTGTTTTCCATGGTTTCTGTTGGTAGTGGTAGTCTTCAATATGGTGGTCTATGCCTCGTTCTGTTGTTACGGCGAATATGAAACATATCCACCATAAATAGAAACAAATATGAAACCTCATTAGAGAAGTTTCAACATGAATCAAAGGAAATAGGTGTAAcgaaagaaagaaaaatgaaacagaTAAAGTAGCAGATTCttgatttatataaataggGAGTTAACCCCTTAGTACTTgaagattgaaaaatgtgATATGTCATATCttagataaatatatatttttactaTATCAGTGAgaattataaaaataattataagaAGCATTTCTAATACGAATATTAATCATCCcgaaatcaataatatcatgGAACAAGAATAACTAACCTACtgtacaaaaaaaagattttGCAAAACTGGCAAGACCTATCTTTTATACACCTTAAAAAGTTAGCAGTTTCCTTTGATACTTTTGATCAGAATCTTTCGATAACCTCTTTCTTCTATCTTGTTTCATATCTCGAATATTCCATAATAGTTTTATGACGTTCCAATGTGACGCTATTACCTAATCTATCTTCTTGGAGCATTCGCTCTGGACAGAAAAGTCCTTTCGTTAATCGCTAATATGTTGGCGTTTATAACTAAAGACCAAACCAGTTGATAGCAGTTGGTCTTTGCCTTCCCCAACCTAAAGATTCGTTTTCTGAAGATAGATACGTACTATCGTagacaataaaaaaagaatgtATGGTAAATGTCATTGACGATGAGAAAATACATGCTAGCTATACTACTAGTACTACGAAAAAGtatttgttttcaatataaCACAGTTGAAGTCTATGTGGTGACTATAAATATGAGTTTATAATATGCATCTATAAATGTGTAATtggtaaaaaaaataatacaaatcggttaataataatgaaggaATCGATTTTTCACTGTGTGGGGAATTTTCGCTATTTCTGGATCAGCACCGGgatcttcttcatcctcTAAGATTATCGGTTGGAATcgttcatcatcataatcatcGTTATCATCGTGGCCGCTATTATTATGACTCTCATCTTCATTGTCTTGCACTCTCTCTAATACATTCGAATCATCTTCCTTCgaatcatcttcttctgggatctgataaagaaaatattgtaataatgTTCTTGCATAAATTTGAGAAGCTCTTTTGTCATGTATTTccattaatttattttcccAATTAGTAAGGATTCTTTCAAGCCTTCTATGTTTGGAATCTTTGGCTGATGAGCTTTCTCTTTTGTTACGTTTTCGCGTTCGAGTAGGTATTCTAGAAGAAGGTACATTTACTGATTCATCGTCTTTATTCGATAGTACTGCCTCAACCAATGAAGCTTCTGCAGGATTTTTCAGtaaagattttatttttgacCGTGATGATTTCTTCGTTATACTACCCAACCTTGGACGAACGTTGAATTTGTCAAATGTTTCCAAGATTCCCAATCCAGAATCGGTTGGACGATGTTTATGTACCCTCATATTTCGGAGACTTTTCTTGATATCAGTAGCTTTAACAACTACAACGGGATTTTCAGACCAGGatatgttttcttcatttcGAGAAAATCCACGTTGATCTGCCATCGGTAACAGCAGCAATTCAGCAAATATCCCCTCTACATGATCTATTACCAACTCGGTTAAGTATTCATGGCAATCTTTTGTGACGCTTGGTAATGCTAATTTGTCCGTTTGATGAGTCGCAGATGACAATAGTTTCCAACGCTCCCTCCATGATTTTGATTGTAGGTTAAAGTAGTCCATTGTTTCTGCAACACTTATCTCAATATCTCTATCTTTATTGTGTGGTTCTTCTCCATCTCGTTCCTCATTACTGTCTTCATTCTCACCTTGATCTAGATCTTGGCATcctttttcattttcattccCTTCTTCAGAAATTTCCTCCATTGTTGTAGATTTGTCATTCTTGTTTAACTCCTCTGAAACCATTCGACTCagtttattttccaatcGAATAAAACTGTCATCCATCTCATAGGCAATGGGGAAATCTACTAAAGTTAACAATCTACCAAATCTAGAAGTTGTTCTACGTCGAAGATCCATATCATTACCATTCGTCTTACCTTCACCATActttaattcatttaaattcCTCTTTAATACGTCATAATAAACAAGTACTTCATATTTAGTCATCTTTCCACCAATTTTGAGATACCATTCATCAAGTCTATGGATTGAATATCTTGctaaataaaagaaaaaaagatgTTTCTCTTTAGATGTCCAATCGGTACCCAACTGAGCTTGTCTTTTCGTTAGTacttcttcctcttcacCTTCCAAATCACTGTCATCACCACCTCGATCTGTAGTTTCAACATTCTTATcttccaaatatttcacTCTGCTGTCGACATGGATTCTTGATCCACGTAGTTCATATTTTATGCCCATAGTAGGGTCCAAGAACTGTCGCACTTCACCATTGAAATGATCATAATATAACTTAACCAAGTCTCTTCTTGGACGTCCCATCTCCACTAGAATACCAATTCAATCCCACTGTTCATGCTTTCTTTGATATTAAAACCAGATATTTCAACTTTGTTGGTCATCatcaagaaatttttcaattttttcaatatatcaaCATATAACGTTATAAATAAATCTGTACGTAAGAGAACCACCTCACAACTATagaaacaagaacaaaaaaatcaagaactCAATCCAGTAGCTCGAAACTGGTCCAGACGTAGAAGGAGAAGTGTTATAAGGCTTGCTATCGCATGTCCTTTGAGTAGCATATTGAAATGTCGTCTTTCTTTCCGAAATTAAGAAGTTCTCAAGGAATACTGCCGATTAATTGGAAACGAAATTTCATAACACGAACACGTTGCATTACCATTGGAAAATCAACTCGTACTATTGTTCTAATCCATCCGTATTCTATTCCAAATATATCGTCTTCCATCAGAAACAATCAGTTTCGAACTTACTCAACCTCAGAACCCGGTTTATTCACTTCTAGTGAAATTGACAGTGACaacaataaaaagaatgaaaCCGGTGCTATAGAACCCTccttatcatcatcagtaCACACATCTTCTATTGAAGAATCACAGCCCCTAATATCTCTTGATAATGTAATAGACAATAAGAGAGGTAGGAAAATAAAACCTGAAAAGCAGAAAATAGTTGTTTTAGATTACAAACAAGCAGGTcttttaaatgataaaaacGATACTGtacataataatagataCCATAATAGTACACGTTTAGATGAAACGTaccaaaatatatttttattgaaagatttaccTGACTTGGAACCTTTCATTCAAACCACAAGTAGGAAACATATTAGCAAACAAAGTGCTCTTACTCAAAAAAATGCAGAAGATCATACCAAGAAGGGATCAGACAAGAAGACTGCAAAGACCACTACCAACAGCAAGTTAAGTACATTTGATTTGCAAGAGATTGAATCTCAAactaatgatttattaagattTGAAAGTTCGGTAACTTTATCACAAGTAATGAAATCAATAGATTCACAAAAACCGTTAACGAAAGTAATCTCACATTACGATTTTTCAGACCTTTACAATAAATTAGCATTATCGTATACCTTGCCACAATTAAGAGCTTACACAAAATTAAACTATAATTATTCACTGACACATTTaaccaagaagaaaatcattaatagaataattttaaaattttggGATTGTcgaataataacaacaaatgAAGACTCAACTGAGCAAAAGGAGGATATATCCCTTATCAATCGTCATAAGCAGAAAAAGATTACAAAGACATATGAGGTTTCAACGATAGATTTAAAACATACAGAATTAGCATTGTTAATCTTCACAGAACGTGgtaaattattgaagaatttaacTAAGATGAATGACGTTACTATTGCATTCCCATtggatgaaaataaattgattattaaAGCAGTATccagaaaaattataaattatttagaaatttccataaggaaaatattatcaaatgttactaatgaattcattgattgtCATTCTCTCTTCCAAAAATTGAGTATTCCTCAGATTAATAATCTgattaatttaattgaaattaattcaGGGACAGTTTTTGAacaaattgataaaaataataataataataataataataatagtaataatagtaataatagtaataataatattaatgaaatgattTTCAAAGTCTCTGCATTCGGGCAGAAGAGAATTGAATTTGCCAAAAGATTACTGTACTGGGGTACgtatgaagataataatctGATTGAAAAAACAGTATTATGCGTACCTCATTCAATTCGAGAAACAGAACcaactttcaaaaaatattcgTATAATGATATGGAATCGTTCAATTGGATAGACAAAAATAAGGATTGGTATAGACTACAAACTCCATATTCCTTacataacaataacaaacCTACAGTATTAATTCCAAGCAATCCAATTAGAATAGATGAAGTAAACGATTTCAAGGacttttattttaattttgataaaaagaaaaatgaattacCTCATACAGCAAATGACCATACTTCAATCAGTATGACGTTAGGCgtaatattaaattcaaaagaCTCAACAAAACCATGCTTCCAACCATATATTCCTCAActcaaacaaaaattacTGCATCTTCCCTTATTTAATCCAACTGAAACCCAAGATGAGTTATACTCCATTGACAAACatgattattatcttcaattaaAATTCATTCCAATATCACATTCTATAACAGCAGCTTATCCTATAGAATTATGGTTTGAATTAGATGAGTTAGAAAACATTCAAACAGAAACGCTTCAAGTAATCACGCCCAGATTAACATGGTCATTCCAATTGCAAACACCAACATTATCACATGATTTTGCAATAAATTTTGAACATTATGAAACGATGACcaaagaaatggaaaatagAATTCATGACACAGATTTGAATCTGAATTCAAgagataataaattgaatgtACCTAATGTGATTAGTTTGAATGGAACTCAATAcagatttattaattcCCAGTATCATCGTGTTTTAAgattaaaatatttgaataaatatttagtaCAAATGTCCGATATCGATTCTGGTACCATGGGTGGGAAATTCACAAGAGTAGACTTTATATATGGTGATAACGACAATAATATTGGTAATGTTAATGgatttattaatgatgTATTGAACTTTTAAGGGAAAAATGATTAATTACTCTTCctgtatataatattaaaaatagaCGCTAATTATACATTCTATCAAgttctttttcaatatataatactaataaaaaaatatatagaagTGTTACCATCTTGAATAGTTGTGAGAGACTATTTTGTAATGTTTTTGCAGAGACTTCTATATGATGTTTTTCCACACCTGtcttaatatttatttatgatttgaattttgtttAGTGCTTAAGGGATTTGTAGGCAAATTTTCCCTAAAAAAAGAAGgcaagaaaaataaacaaaaatgttaatattactattttgcaagaagatattattaattttataCATATGTTTGTCTGGTAGATTAtagttatatataaagttATTTGTTTCTCGTTAACTACTCGACATTTTCTGGGTTTGATTTCCAGCAATAAAATATGTTACTACTTTAGAAGAAAGGGTGATTGGGGTTAAATCAGTCCCAGTAACGTATTCCCGATGGGTCGTGGAGATtgtattttgaaatttagTTCTTGTATTTGTGATAATACATCTCGAGCTTGTTTCATGGCCATTTAAAGACGCTTGGGTAGACTTTAGACTAGATGAAATTTGAGTAGCTctaattgatgaagaagaagatgatggcAGGTGAGACGAGGAACTAGAAAGGTGAAGAACTGAGCACTGACCATAATCCAAACTACTTGGTAATCTACATTCAGAAGGAGGTGTAGTTTCCGGCGATACCCCTTTATATCTAACTGTCAGATAACGTTGCGTCACACCGCTAACCCCAGGAATTCCTACCGAGTCTATAGTGATAGTAAACAGTGATGAATTATAACCTGGACCCAAATCtatattaattatatctGATGAGGCACCAGAGGAGCTTGTATTGATGACCATGGAACCATTTGTAGGATCATAATTCCAACTCAGTGTTTTTGTTTGGCTCGATACGGCATAGCCGATCGATGCTCCTTTACTAAATCCTCGAAATACTAAAGGTTTTGCATATGAACCACGAATGACATGGATCTCCATTCCACCTGAATTCCAAAACGTTTGGTCTATTTCCTTCGTCGAGTCAAGATAAACTGCATCGTTAAGATTTGAGATACAACCTCCACCCGTAactgaatttgaaaacgtAGCGTTAGTATTACCTAAAACAATCGTTCCCGTATTTTCAATACCGGATTCTGGCCCATATATACTTAAATTTGGGAAAAATGACGGGATATTTATAATACCTTCATTGATAAAACTGTCTGAGGCCCCAAACAGTTCATTGACTAGATATGCACCACTTTGTACAGTCAAAAGCCCCTCCTTTTCGTTTAAGATTGACTTCACAGCTATGTTGGTCCCGCTAGTATGGCTATACCTCCCAGGGTTGTAGAGATAGATGTTGTGAGAGTTCGTAATAGATCCAGTGACATTAATATAATTTGATGAAACGCAAAGGTTACCATCTACATTCAAGGAGCCCATAAAGTTGACATTGGTTCCTGATGTAACtttcaatgatttatcTGTATCGATTGTAATCGGTTCATTATATGTGATTGAACCTGTTTGTAAGACATCGTGGGTAATTTCGAGAGCCTGACTCAAGGGCAGTAAGATGATATATGATAAGATAGAGTGTATTTTCataattatttctttctttcttgattGATTGGTCTCATGGTAGATAAAACTATTAATATGATACACTAAAGAGCGTTTTATATACTGGAATGGATATGCCAGAGAAAGCAGAGCAACCCCCCTTCAAAGTGGCCAATCTATTGAGTTCCCAATGTATCTTGGAGACtttatttgtaatttagCTATAAACTGACGTGCACGTCCTATCCTACGTATTGACTACGGAATCATACAGTACATGCAGTGATTTAACATACCCTTCTAAACTCAGCTATAATTATCCGTAATTGATTAATGCatctattgaaaataatcaaaCCTTTGCAAGGTCGAGGATTGATATTGTTCTACGTAGTGGTGAACAAAAAATACAACAGACAATGACATCCAGTACGGGATCTTCTCTATATCTACCCCTACATAATGTATTGTACATAATGTATTGTACATCATGTAGTATCCCTGTACATACTGCAAATCCTTTAAGGTGGCATGTTCAGCAAAGTTTAATTGTGTCGTTGTTCATTGAACACCCAGACATCACATTTGTGTGTGCCCACTGGCTGACTCATTCCTTAACCCTTACCCTGAGCATGTGCTTGTCCGTAGAATGTACGTACACTACATTGGGACCCTTAAGGGTGGGAAGGGTTGGATAGAGTGATAGGGTTGAGTTAAAAATTCAAGGGGGTCACATTTGGTTAAAACTGTCTAAACTACGTATGTAAAGTTAAAGGATTCAAAGAAACCAATATTAtttgtcttttttttcgaacatgaatgaatttattgtCGTTTACAAGAAAGTCCTTCTAGATACTGTTTCCAAAATGTGTTACAGCTGATTTATATGCTTTTCGTCAGATCCATttacatatattcatatCATCTTTgcataataatttcaaattgcAAGAGCTACTAACACAGTTTGATTCTATTTATTAACTGGAACCATAAGCTGCAgttagatatatatatacaagaaattgataattccTAAACATTTTAAGTACAATCTTAGTCGTTCCATAATACGGCATACACTTAGATTTTCTGATTCTGATGTTATATTTTCAAGTTGTCCAAGTAAATTAgcaataaatataatctGTCTTGGTTTCATTGCAAGGAAGCTTGAACGATTCACAATTTTATGGAACGCCAAGtattttttcatcttttcgATTTTCATTTTAAATCATCAACTGGTAATGCAaattatgtatatataaacatgTATGtatatgaataatattgttgctctattttctattttcttttaaaatgCCTTAAGGTagatttcattttttgcGTTGCTGAGGTAGAAGAAGTTGGAGATATTGGTGATTCACGACTTTCAACGGCGGGCGATTGCGGTTCTTgatcaataatatttgcCTGGTGATTTGTATCTAATGGTCCTACGCCTCTTGCTGTTTCATTTCCTTCCCTTTCACTgtcaatatcttcatcacttTCGAAACTGTTTGATTCGTCCTCTGTATCATAGTCATAATCATCTTCAGTTTCGTTACCACCGTCGTCATTGCTATGAGGATcttgttcatcatcatcatcatcatcttcctcttcagATGAATATTCCTGTGTAGGTATTGGTGTCAACGGCCTTGGTTTACCAGTTTTGGCTCCAGCAGCAACATTGTCAACATTATTCATTCGTGTTTGTGGGTCATTTCTTCCTCTTTGTAATGTTGTTGGTTGCGGATTAgtatttgattttttagatccagataaagatgaattacGACTTCTCAAACCAACGGCTGTCAATGCCTTATTAACTACTCCAGTAGGTTTTATATCCTTTGAATTAGTCGTGGCATTACTGCTGCTGTTACTATTACTTCTTTCACGAGGTGTAATTTTATAACGACGTAATACATCaccttcattattttcgataattaataaattatccatTTTATAGGCATGATATTTAGATGTAGAACCAACACTACCACGTTGCGGTATTGGGAATGATTTTCTTATACCTTCAGGTGGAGTCAAGATTTTCTTTAGTGTTCTTAAACTTGTATCAGATTCATAGCTTTGAGTAGGTGAAAGATTAAAATCTTTGGTGAATGGTCCcgt includes:
- the DPH6 gene encoding diphthine--ammonia ligase (similar to Saccharomyces cerevisiae YLR143W; ancestral locus Anc_8.349) — translated: MKFVALISGGKDSFYNIFHCLKNNHELIALANLHPTDVQEQELDSFMFQTVGHDIIPLYSKCLGVPLLRTTIDKSSSKNVDLNYLPTKFDEIEKLYELLLSIKNEFPDLEAVSVGAILSSYQRIRVESVCQRLGLTVLSYLWQRDQLELMKEMCSMSKDIHTDVTSCCKFDARIIKVAAIGLDKSHLGKSLPVNLPTFTKLNKMYQVHICGEGGEFETMVLDAPFFKNGFIKLIQLIHEDPSVSDDGVYSAKFKVEFQERTVPAEELSKQLSLLPVPKVIDEKWDALLETYMKKNEEWNVVRTNGGDLAYSNNNTITMPLSIRKLDSLIFISNLTCNNGSVSVIKQAENVFEQLAKILNDENLFPSQTLYSSLILRDMSQFSKVNGIYNKFFNTFKVGPLPPSRACVGSELLANDCQLQLSIVLDRTKESQLIEIKGNEEINDFKTLMLNKNKDGLHVQGRSYWAPCNIGPYSQAIWTRYDFNKVTYISGQIGLIPASMNILDSSKEAQCVLALRHFDTLKETIDSKRQLFMTCFISTMDVLHTVCSIWSLYSNKMANESDSELWWDKENDPMESIIIVKVSQLPRNAVCEWGGVTCKEIEFIDDEYDSNDESDIKEAVELYDLQFLDTLQWAESTVNSNNSKRHFITAFSDDDTILRKALTSLERTAHIVLYYNATKMPHDVQTGLYAYQNIEFFPVEGIFDYIGNEHRYGMQIRY
- the RRN5 gene encoding Rrn5p (similar to Saccharomyces cerevisiae RRN5 (YLR141W); ancestral locus Anc_8.347), with protein sequence MGRPRRDLVKLYYDHFNGEVRQFLDPTMGIKYELRGSRIHVDSRVKYLEDKNVETTDRGGDDSDLEGEEEEVLTKRQAQLGTDWTSKEKHLFFFYLARYSIHRLDEWYLKIGGKMTKYEVLVYYDVLKRNLNELKYGEGKTNGNDMDLRRRTTSRFGRLLTLVDFPIAYEMDDSFIRLENKLSRMVSEELNKNDKSTTMEEISEEGNENEKGCQDLDQGENEDSNEERDGEEPHNKDRDIEISVAETMDYFNLQSKSWRERWKLLSSATHQTDKLALPSVTKDCHEYLTELVIDHVEGIFAELLLLPMADQRGFSRNEENISWSENPVVVVKATDIKKSLRNMRVHKHRPTDSGLGILETFDKFNVRPRLGSITKKSSRSKIKSLLKNPAEASLVEAVLSNKDDESVNVPSSRIPTRTRKRNKRESSSAKDSKHRRLERILTNWENKLMEIHDKRASQIYARTLLQYFLYQIPEEDDSKEDDSNVLERVQDNEDESHNNSGHDDNDDYDDERFQPIILEDEEDPGADPEIAKIPHTVKNRFLHYY
- the SLS1 gene encoding Sls1p (similar to Saccharomyces cerevisiae SLS1 (YLR139C); ancestral locus Anc_8.346), whose product is MSSFFPKLRSSQGILPINWKRNFITRTRCITIGKSTRTIVLIHPYSIPNISSSIRNNQFRTYSTSEPGLFTSSEIDSDNNKKNETGAIEPSLSSSVHTSSIEESQPLISLDNVIDNKRGRKIKPEKQKIVVLDYKQAGLLNDKNDTVHNNRYHNSTRLDETYQNIFLLKDLPDLEPFIQTTSRKHISKQSALTQKNAEDHTKKGSDKKTAKTTTNSKLSTFDLQEIESQTNDLLRFESSVTLSQVMKSIDSQKPLTKVISHYDFSDLYNKLALSYTLPQLRAYTKLNYNYSLTHLTKKKIINRIILKFWDCRIITTNEDSTEQKEDISLINRHKQKKITKTYEVSTIDLKHTELALLIFTERGKLLKNLTKMNDVTIAFPLDENKLIIKAVSRKIINYLEISIRKILSNVTNEFIDCHSLFQKLSIPQINNLINLIEINSGTVFEQIDKNNNNNNNNNSNNSNNSNNNINEMIFKVSAFGQKRIEFAKRLLYWGTYEDNNLIEKTVLCVPHSIRETEPTFKKYSYNDMESFNWIDKNKDWYRLQTPYSLHNNNKPTVLIPSNPIRIDEVNDFKDFYFNFDKKKNELPHTANDHTSISMTLGVILNSKDSTKPCFQPYIPQLKQKLLHLPLFNPTETQDELYSIDKHDYYLQLKFIPISHSITAAYPIELWFELDELENIQTETLQVITPRLTWSFQLQTPTLSHDFAINFEHYETMTKEMENRIHDTDLNLNSRDNKLNVPNVISLNGTQYRFINSQYHRVLRLKYLNKYLVQMSDIDSGTMGGKFTRVDFIYGDNDNNIGNVNGFINDVLNF